The SAR202 cluster bacterium genomic sequence GGGCGTTCTCCGCGCCGGCTGTGATGGCCTGGAAGAGGTTCTTGTAGCCGATGTAGCTACCCCAACCGTACATGCCGCCCCACCACTGGCCGCCACGGTATTCGCCTGCCTTACCGCCCCAGCCAACGTTGTCCGGGATGATGCCGCCGTTCAGCTTTACGCGGTCCATCCAGCCTTCCACGTACCGCAGCACCCATTGCCGGTACTTCTCGTCGCCGGTGTACAGGTAAGCGTTTGTGACGAGCGACGTTGCCGCGAGGCTGTGGGGCGTATCGCAACGCAGAACCGTCTTCTCCAGGGCATCGACGACGCGCTCCCGCAGGCCGGGGATATTCTCCCAGCCCGGCGCCGCGTCCCTGACGAGTGGGTGTATGGAGGCCCTGACGCCGTCCGTGCCCATGGGGCGGACCGGGTCGCCGCCCTGGAGCCACTAGACAGCTTTTTCCACGCTCCCGTCGATGAACGGCCCTTCGCTGGTCTGGATTGGAGAGCGGAAGAGGTTGCGGCCGACGTCGAAGTTGGGCGCCTCGGGGTCTTCACCGATGAACATGGCGGCGAACCGGCGCGCCCGCCGGACGTTTTCGGAGATTGTGGGGTCCGCAAGGCCGAAGCCGTAGAAGGCCTGGTTTCCCTCGCCCATGTGGTGCCATTCAGCCGAGCCGGCGCCGGACTGGGTCTGCTTGTTGTAGTACTCGGTGTGGAGCTGCTGGTTGTATTTGCGCCGAGCGCAGCCGTGGTTGAAATAGGGGTGCTTCTTGCGGTGGACGATGCCGTCGTCGTTGTAGCGGGTTATGGCGTTCCACGATGACAGTGCAAGCTCGAGCACCCGTTCGCTTCCACCGAGTGAGTAGAAGAGCCCCCAGTTGCAGAAGCGCTCGTAAAGGTCGTCGACGCAATCGCCGTAGTACAGCGAGCCTCCGCGCTCCTGGTACTTCGCAACGAGCGCTTCGGCGCCCTGCTCCGCGGCCTCCATGAGGCGGCGCTGCAACAGCGCCCACTCGGGAGGAGCGGACCGTTTGGATGCATTGACGCTGAAGTAGCCGGCTGGGGCGGGTGTCGTCATCGGGTGAATAACCGCCGGGCGTAATGTAAGATATCGGACGGCTGAGATACTGCAAATGATACGTGTCGCTAAAGTATTTGTCGACACACACATTATTCGAAGCAATTCCTCCAGCGAAACGAGGCCACGCTATGAAGGTCTTGATAACCGGCGCAGCGGGGACGATAGGAAGAATTCTGACGAAAGCATTCCTGGGAAAGTACGAGCTTCGCGGCCTGGACAGGTCTCCGATGCAGCTGCTCACTGACACCGTTGAGGGAGATGTTACGGACTACGCCACGGTTGCGCGGGCTACTGCCGGCATGGACGCAGTGATTCACCTCACCAACGTGCGCGGTAAGGAGTTCGAGTACCCGATGCAGTCCATAACCGGCACGTACAACGTGTTCGAGTCGTCTCGGGTCAACGGTGTGACGACGATAGCGTTCGCGAGCAGGGGAGGGCTGTTTCCCTGGAAGCGGATTCCGAGGTCCGTCACCCGCACGGCGGACATGCTGTGGCAACCGTCGGACTTCTACACAATCACGAAAGTTGTCGGCGAGGGGTTCGGGGACATGTATTCGTCGCGATACGGGCTGAGCGTGGTGTCGGTGCGCATTGGCAGCATCGACCCGGAGGAGCAGGAGCTGAACCACCCGCACATTCTCAGCCACCGGGACTGTGTGGCGGTCTTTGAGGCTGCGATCAAATACAGAGGCGGCAAGCACGAGCGCGTCTTCGGCGTCTCGGACTCCAACTGGCTGCTGTACGACGTGGAGAATGGCCGCAAGACCATCGGCTATTACCCGAAAGACAAGTCCATCGTGCCGGAGTCAGAGATCGAGCGCTAAGGTTATGCTAGACTGCTCCTGTAGCGTAGCGCGGGCGCAAGAGGTGACTCATGACACAGCGCACGCGAATAACTATGAATCCATCGGTGATGGGCGGGAAGCCATGCATCCGCGGGATGCGGGTGACTGTTGGCACAGTCGTGGGGTTGCTGGCGGCGGGTCACTCAACCAGAGAGGTGATGCAAGCCTACCCGTATCTCGAGGAAGATGATATCCATGAGGCCTTGGCCTACGCGGCCTGGCGGTCTGAGGAGTTCGAAGTGCCCCTGGAAGCGGCATGAAGCTGCTTGTTGATATGAATCTCACTCCCCAATTGGGTTGAATATTTCTTTGCCCATGGACTGTATGCTGAACACTGGTCGCATATCGGTGACCCTCGGGAAAGCGACGAACGAATAATGTCCTGGGAGCGCGATCACCGCTACATAGTTTTCACGAACGATCTGGATTTCACGACACTTCTGGCGCTTACACACGCCGAGGGACCGAGTGTCATACAGGTAAGGTCCCAATCGCTGCTTCCGAGCAAGATTGGCGCATCCGTAATAAAGGCGATTCGTCAGTTTGCAAGTTCTCTGGAAGCAGGGGCGTTGCTCACGATTGACGAAAGCGCTTCCAGAGTCCGCATTTTGCCATTCGAGCGAGCCTGAGCATGCTCTACACCTCCACCAGCCGCGAGCCGTCGCGGTTGGAGCGCAGGAAGGCGAAGATGATGCGAATGGTCTTGATGGCCTCGCTGCCGGGGCTGACCAGCGCGCCCCCGTGTTCGACCACATCCACGAGCTCCTGCCAGCCGGCGGCGAAGCGCTGGACCTGGTAGGCCGGCGGGAGGAGATTACGCGTTATTGTTTCCTTCGTTGCTGGGTCAGACGTTTCCAACTGTGCGAAGTTGTCATCGACGGTGATGCGGCCCAGCGGCCCAGCGAGGTGGAGAGAAAACCTCCCGAGGGTGTCCTTGGAGCCGCAGTAGTGCGCGCGTACGCCGTTGCGATAGATGATAAGGCCGTCCGCGCCGGGCTCGCTGGCGGCGTCCAGCCCGCCCGTGCCCATGTAGCGGTCCCAGTGCTCGAAGCCGGGCTGCAGCCGCGCGGAGGCCAGGACAGGGTCCGACTCCGCAAAGTACGATACCAGGTCCAGCAAGTGCGGCCCGTTCCGGAATAGCATCGCGCGGGCGCCGCCGAGGGTGGCGACGATTGTGCTGAGCTGGCCGATTGCGCCGGAGCGCACGGTATCCCTGACCTTGCTGTATATCGGGTACCAGCGCCGCGCGTGGTTGACGCTCAGAGGCACACCGGCATCAGCGCAGGCCTTAACGATGCGCTCGGCTTCCTCCACGCTGGTCGCCATGGGCTTCTCCAGGAAGATGCCCTTGACTCCCGCGCGCACCGCGTCCAGAACGATCTCCTCGCGAACAGTGTCCGGGGTAGCGATGCCGACGATGTCCGGCCTCTCCTTTGCCAGCATCTCGCGGTGGTCTGTATAGAGCTTCGCGCCGGGCCACCTGTCGCCCCAGCGCTGTTGGAACTCCGTGTGCAGCGCCGCGTTCTTCCTGCAGATGGCTACCAGCTCCGCGTTCGGCACCGTCTCCAGCGCGGCAAGGTGCGAGAGGATAAGCTCGTTCCTGAATGGAGGAGCGTCTTTCGCCCTGCGTGTGACGATATCCCGCGCCCCCACCATCGCTACCCTGAAGACACGCTCAGCCATTTGACCCTCCATACTTCCGACGCATAAACTCTCTTCGTACCTCGCTTTGGACCCCGATGTCGCAGATCCCGTATGACTCGCGGGAATCGGGAAGTCTTCGAATCGGGGCCGTACCCCGTACCCCGTACCCCGTACCCTCCCTAGTCCTCCACCACCATATGGAAGGCGATCGGACTTGCTACCAGGAACACCGCGTCGAACGCCGTCAGCAGCGGCAGCCACGGTGCGATCTCAGAGAACGGCCCCCCGCGGAGCACGAGGCCCGATATTTCCACTGCGGCGATGACTGCCGGGAGCACTACCGGGAGGAAGAGCAGCGGAAGCATGACCTCCCGCGCGCGGGTGTTGACCGCCATGGCCGAGAATACCGTGCCCACGGTTACTATGCCCAGTGTCGACAAGAAGGCCACCGGGATGAGCTCCCATACGAAGAGGGGAAAGTTGAACAGTATGGCGAAGACGGGGAAAGCCAGCGCCTCCACGAGCAGCATGAAGATCAGGTTTGCCAGCATCTTGCCGTAAAACAGGGTGTCGCGGCTGACCGGCGTCATCATCAGCGCAAGCATGCTGTTGTTGTCCTTTTCGAGGGCGAAGGAGCGCGTAATCCCCAGCACGCCGCCGAAAACAAACGCGACCCACAGGACGCCCGGGGCGACGAGTCCGATGGTAGCGGGCGTGGGATCGATGGCGAAGTTGAAGATGACGATGACGAGCAGGGAGAAGACGAGGACCGCAACCACGATGTCCTTGGTGCGGGCCTCCAGCAGGATGTCCTTCCACAGTAGTGCCGCCATGGGGCCCAGGTACTGCTTCACTGGGCGGCGCCCACATGCTCAAAGTATGCCCTTCGAATACCCTCCGCGCCGGCGGCCGCGGCCGCCACAGGCTGCTGGAACGCGATGACACCCCGGGAGAAGATGGCCACCTGGTCGCCGATGGATATTCCGCGCTCCAGGTTGTGCGTGGTCATGATGATTGAGCGGTCCCTATTGGAGCGGTCACGGATGATGCCCTCAAGAACGCCCAGCGCCGACTGGTCCAGTCCGCTTTCCGGCTCGTCCAGGAGCAGCAGGAGTGGGTCGTGGAGGAGCGCACGGGCGATGGAGATGCGCTTGCGCCAGCCGTGAGACAGCGTGCCGACGCGCTGGTGCAGCCGTGGCGTAATAGCCAGGCGCTCGGCGTTTGCCGCGATGCGCTCGTCCAGCCTGTCCAGGCTGAACATCCGTCCGAAGAACTTCAGGTTCTCGTAGCCCGACATGTCGTTGTAAAGCAGGGGATCGTGCGACACGACTCCGATCGTCCGGCGGAGCGCCGGGCCATGTTTAGCCAGGTCCATGCCGCCTATGCGCACCGCGCCGCCGTCCGGCCGGGTGACGGAGGACAGGATGCGCATCAGGGTCGATTTTCCGGAGCCGTTGGCGCCAAGGACCGTCACGACCTGTCCCCAGGGAATATCCATATCGAGGCCGCGCAGCACCATCGTGCGGCCGTAGGCCTTTGTCAGGCCGCGGATTTCGATGGCCGCAGCTTGTGTTTTTGAGTCAAACGGCATTTGGTTACCTGGGCGGCTGGTGGCCTGCTTCTCAAACCCTCGACCCGTACCGGCTCTAGACTGTATTATAAAGTGACGATATCTGGCAACCCAGGTATTAGCGAGCACGAAGGACACGGCCGATGGCAGCGATCGACACTCTGCAGAAAAAGTACAGGTCACTCGACAAGCGCTTCGAGACGAAGCCGGAGAGCGCAGTCGACGAGGAGTGCCTGATGGCTTTCGACTACGAATACGCCGGCCAGGAGGCGGAGATCGTCGTCGACTCGCCTGAGTTTACGGCCGTGTGTCCGTGGACGGGCCTGCCGGACTTCGGCACTTTGACGATCAAGTACGTGCCGGACCAGCTATGCCTGGAGCTGAAGTCGCTCAAGTACTACCTGCTCTCCTACACGAGCGTCGGCATTGTGCAGGAGCACGCTGCGAACCGAATTCTGAAGGACCTTGTTGACGCGTGCCGCCCGCTCCGCATGGAAGTGCACCTGGACTACAATGTCCGCGGAGGGCTGCACACCACAGTGACGGTGCGGCACCAGAAGTAATGGCTATCCACGGCGTTTCGCTCCTCTCCGGCGGCCTGGACTCTACGACGGTGACCGCTTACGCCCGCAGCCGCTGCGATTCTCTGACCGCGCTCACATTCCGGTACGGCCAGACCCACAGCAAAGAGGCCGACTGCGCGACAGAGATCGCCGCGCGCCTGGGCGTGGAGCATCGCCTGATAGATATCTCCTTCCTGAAGGACGTCGCCTGGTATTCCGCGCTAACCAACCCCAAGGCATTCCCCGTGCCGAAGGGGACGACGACGGAGCAGATCGGCGCGAGCATACCGATAACGTATGTGCCGCTCCGCAACACGATTTTTATTTCGCTCGCCGCCGCTTACCTTGAGAGCAAGGTGCTGCACGCAATAGAGACCGGCGGGCAGTCTGCCCGCGTCACGCGCGCAGTAATCTACATGGCGCCCAACGCCGTGGACTTCAGCGGCTACCCGGACTGCCGCCCGGAGTTCTTCGAGCAGGTCGCGCGTACTCTCGGCTTCGGCAGTAAGCTTGGGACCCAGTACGGCGTGAATTTCGATGTCGTGACCCCCATCATCCATCTCTCCAAGGCGGAGATCGTGCGACTCGCTGGAGAGGTGAACGCGCCGATCGACCTGACCTGGAGCTGCTACGAAGGCGGCGATTCGCCTTGCGGGCAGTGCGATAGCTGCGTGCTAAGGGCGAAGGGGTTCGTGGAGGCGGGCGTGCCGGACCCACTGCTGGTCCGGTTGGGGAAGGCCGGGGACGGCAATGCTTCGCGTTAGTCGAAAGCCCAGCGGCGGGCCGGAGATATTCCACAGCATCCAGGGCGAGGGGGCGAGCATGGGCCTGCCCGCCGTGTTTATGCGCCTGGCGATGTGCAACCTGGCATGCACGTGGTGCGACACCCGCTATACCTGGGACTTCGACGCGTTCGAC encodes the following:
- the queC gene encoding 7-cyano-7-deazaguanine synthase QueC; protein product: MAIHGVSLLSGGLDSTTVTAYARSRCDSLTALTFRYGQTHSKEADCATEIAARLGVEHRLIDISFLKDVAWYSALTNPKAFPVPKGTTTEQIGASIPITYVPLRNTIFISLAAAYLESKVLHAIETGGQSARVTRAVIYMAPNAVDFSGYPDCRPEFFEQVARTLGFGSKLGTQYGVNFDVVTPIIHLSKAEIVRLAGEVNAPIDLTWSCYEGGDSPCGQCDSCVLRAKGFVEAGVPDPLLVRLGKAGDGNASR
- a CDS encoding DUF433 domain-containing protein, which produces MTQRTRITMNPSVMGGKPCIRGMRVTVGTVVGLLAAGHSTREVMQAYPYLEEDDIHEALAYAAWRSEEFEVPLEAA
- a CDS encoding NAD(P)-dependent oxidoreductase, coding for MKVLITGAAGTIGRILTKAFLGKYELRGLDRSPMQLLTDTVEGDVTDYATVARATAGMDAVIHLTNVRGKEFEYPMQSITGTYNVFESSRVNGVTTIAFASRGGLFPWKRIPRSVTRTADMLWQPSDFYTITKVVGEGFGDMYSSRYGLSVVSVRIGSIDPEEQELNHPHILSHRDCVAVFEAAIKYRGGKHERVFGVSDSNWLLYDVENGRKTIGYYPKDKSIVPESEIER
- a CDS encoding heme ABC transporter permease CcmB, whose product is MKQYLGPMAALLWKDILLEARTKDIVVAVLVFSLLVIVIFNFAIDPTPATIGLVAPGVLWVAFVFGGVLGITRSFALEKDNNSMLALMMTPVSRDTLFYGKMLANLIFMLLVEALAFPVFAILFNFPLFVWELIPVAFLSTLGIVTVGTVFSAMAVNTRAREVMLPLLFLPVVLPAVIAAVEISGLVLRGGPFSEIAPWLPLLTAFDAVFLVASPIAFHMVVED
- a CDS encoding ABC transporter ATP-binding protein; translation: MPFDSKTQAAAIEIRGLTKAYGRTMVLRGLDMDIPWGQVVTVLGANGSGKSTLMRILSSVTRPDGGAVRIGGMDLAKHGPALRRTIGVVSHDPLLYNDMSGYENLKFFGRMFSLDRLDERIAANAERLAITPRLHQRVGTLSHGWRKRISIARALLHDPLLLLLDEPESGLDQSALGVLEGIIRDRSNRDRSIIMTTHNLERGISIGDQVAIFSRGVIAFQQPVAAAAAGAEGIRRAYFEHVGAAQ
- the queF gene encoding NADPH-dependent 7-cyano-7-deazaguanine reductase QueF, which translates into the protein MAAIDTLQKKYRSLDKRFETKPESAVDEECLMAFDYEYAGQEAEIVVDSPEFTAVCPWTGLPDFGTLTIKYVPDQLCLELKSLKYYLLSYTSVGIVQEHAANRILKDLVDACRPLRMEVHLDYNVRGGLHTTVTVRHQK
- a CDS encoding Gfo/Idh/MocA family oxidoreductase; protein product: MEGQMAERVFRVAMVGARDIVTRRAKDAPPFRNELILSHLAALETVPNAELVAICRKNAALHTEFQQRWGDRWPGAKLYTDHREMLAKERPDIVGIATPDTVREEIVLDAVRAGVKGIFLEKPMATSVEEAERIVKACADAGVPLSVNHARRWYPIYSKVRDTVRSGAIGQLSTIVATLGGARAMLFRNGPHLLDLVSYFAESDPVLASARLQPGFEHWDRYMGTGGLDAASEPGADGLIIYRNGVRAHYCGSKDTLGRFSLHLAGPLGRITVDDNFAQLETSDPATKETITRNLLPPAYQVQRFAAGWQELVDVVEHGGALVSPGSEAIKTIRIIFAFLRSNRDGSRLVEV